From the genome of Ziziphus jujuba cultivar Dongzao chromosome 4, ASM3175591v1:
TGTGGGCCCGGGAAGGTGGGACTTTGTACACTTCTAGCAATGACTCCAAAGACGGAAACTCTCCAGGGAGATTTAACACCAAAAAATGAGTAGTAATAGGATAATCTTCAGGATATGCattaactgtttttttttttttcccgcttATCAAATTCGATACAACACAGatgacccaaaaacaaaatatatatatatatatatatatatctatattctaAAATACGTTGAAATATAAATGAAACATAATCTAAATTTTGATCATATTATAAACATAATTCTTAAGTGAGCTAAACtcgaaattttatttaattcattaaaaaagggtatttaaaatttttaaatggttcaagaattttaataatttcccaaaatcatttaaattttacaaaatgtatgttgaaatataaatgaaacataatttaaattttgatcatattataaaaataattcttaaGGTTGAGCTAAActcataattttaattaattcattaaaaagggtatttaaaaatttttaatggttcaaaaatgttaataatttcccaaaatcatttaaattttacaaaatgttTATAATTTCTCAACATCTTTGTTTATAACGATTTTCTTATTCAATGTTCTTGAGATTTAGAGTTTTAAAGTAAATTTCCCAATATCATTGtccgaaaatatttttataaaaatcattttgatatttatagatTTGAGGGACAATATAAAGTATTATAAaagttcaaaattaaaatttctcaaaatctttgtttaaaattacttttgtgaaactaattttgataGTCAGAGTCTTAATGTTCAAAATAAAGTATTCTAAATGTTCAATGTCCAAAAATCTCAGAATGTTAATAATTCCCAAAATCTTTTAAACTTTACCAAATCTTTATAAAAGAACATAATTATTAAGGTTAAGCTAAacttacaattttaattaattcattaaaaaaaggtacttaaaaattttaaatgcttctaataaaaatgaaataaaaagggGTGTCAACTGGGGTTTTTCATGTTTGGggatttttttggcaatttcatATGGACAGAGACCGCGTAAAAGTCCAAATGGTAGTGTATTAGTTATTTTACGTATCTAAAATTAAAGTATTTCTTGTAGTTGTACTGTATACATTCAAAGATTTACTTATCTTCATCTATTCTACTGtattttttgtaattcttttcacccaaaaaaataaataaataaataaaattcaaagatacattaattaattacatggtCCTATCTCATGAAACTACCATATGGGACCCACATATACGATGTGACAGTTTTTGTGTGCGGGACCAGGTGGTCCCAGTTTGCTCCGAATTAAATTGGCAAAGTCAGTTCAAAGTCAACTAATTAAAGTCATCAAATGTTAGTCAATCCAGGCTCTGTTTTTAACTTTCCCCTGTAACTATGAATTGCATTTGTGAGTATTGTACCGATGAGGGGTGCTAGAGGAACAGCAGAATACATAGCACCTAAAGTATTTAATTGGAATTTTGATGGAATATTTCACAAATCTGATATTTATAGTAATAGAATATTGATTCTCAAAATGGTTGGAACAACAAAGAATATTGAGGTGAAAATATGCTTTTTATAAAGATTACGAATTTTGGGAGTCACAACAGAAGAGGAAAGAGAGATGGCAAAGAAGATGGTGCTAGTGAGCTTTTGGTGCATTCAGACAATTCCATCGGATCGACCACCAATGAGTAAAGTTGTTGATATGCTGGAAGGAAATTTTCAATCTGTCCAGATTCCACCAAAGCCCCTCTTCTCCTCTGCAATCCACAAAATCATAACAAttcatttatatgtatatatatatatatatatatatatatattgatgtttcCCAAGTTTCTATGTTTCTATCATATGCTCAGCTTTTGAAGGTGAACCTACGTACAAAAGTGGTAAATTAAGCGTGCTAAATGTATGTAATGAGCACTGACTGTGTTGACAGGttcaggagaaaaaaaaatgttccctTTTGGTTTGGTGATTTTGTTTTTACACAGaggatttattaaaataaatgacacgTACGTGCGTATATTTGAAGAGGCTAATTATCTATTTTTGTCTCAAATTTGATGATGGAAATCCTGATGATCCGGGAGAAATTCAAagcaaccaaaattttaaatttgatgaaGGTGTAACTGTGGCTTTAGGAAACATGTTTTGTTTCGTTGATCCCAAGAACCAGAAAAAAgacatctttatatatatatatatatatatatatggatagatACTGTGGAATTTGATTATTCTtgcttttgttattattgttgctgTAAAAGCGTAGAATATATGACTGATGACATGACGACAAATAAGCAATTGAGTAAACAGTTCAATCTTGCCTTATATGGGCCGGGCAGGTGAGAGTTGTAGACTTTTAGCAACGACTCCAAAGACTTGGAAACTACCCTAGTGATTTGATGAATTTTAGCAGCCCTATTCTCAACccgagaaaaaaataataaataaaaaataaaaaagtgatgtGGAGTATTCTTCACgatatgcaaaataaaaaagtgatgtGGAGTATTCTTCAccatatgcaaaataaaaaagtgatgtGGAGTATTCTTCACCATATGCagtagctttttttttgtttttttgtttttttttgtttttttccttatatatcaaatttaatacaacacagacaagcaaaataaataaataaataaataaaaataaacaattctaTGACACGTTGAAATATAAGTGATACATATTCTAAATTTTGAACTTATTATACATAATTCTTAAAAGTGAGCAAAACTTATAGTTTTgattaattcattaaaaaaaaaaagggatttaaaaattttaaatgatccgaagataatatattttgaaactaatattagttattttatatatctaaaattacagaatgCCTTGTAGCTAAACATATATtcctttcatttatttaatcaaatccAAAGATACAGTAATTACATGGTTCTCTCTCAAAAAACCACCGTATGGGACCCACATGCGATGTGATAGCTTTTGTGTGCGGGGACCAGGTGATTCCAGTTTGTTCCAAGTTTTGGGGTAAGCTGGGTAGCAAAGTTAATTCAAAGTCAACAAAGTAGTCAATGGTTTACCATAGCCAATCCGGCTATGTTTCATTACTTTGCTCTACGACTATGAATTGCAATTGCAGAGTATTTGGGAATTGTTATCAATGGATGCCAATCTCTTaccctcctcatcatcttctccAATTTCATTTATCTTAATCTTCATATTCTTCCTCACAATTCCTCAAAAATCTTCAGGCTTCTTCAATGGATTCTCCGCCTGCAGTAACAGGTTCATCTGTGGAAACCTCACCAATGTGGGCTATCCTTTCTGGGGAGATGGCAGGCCTGAATCTTGTGGATACCCTCATCTCCATCTCAACTGTGAGCGCAATATCGTGACAACCATAGAGATCATGAATGTGAAATACCAAGTATTGAAGCTAAATCTGAGCACCCAAATTCTCAAAATCGCTCGGGCTGATTTCTTGAATGGATCTTGTCCTTCCACGGAATCGTCACAGAATCCAGTCTTTGATTCAGCACTTTTTGAATATGCTCAAGGATATGGAAATCTAACAATTCTTTATGATTGTTCTTCATCAGGAAGATTCACTTTCTGTCCCGTTAAATTCCACAAAAGATCGGGAAGATTTGCAGCTGTAAGTTATAGGGCAACGAATCCATTGAGGAATCAGAATAATCAAACTGGGTCATCATGCAGTAAAATTATAGTTGGGGTTTCTCAAAGCTACAATTCGTCCGAAATCAAAGAGGCTCTCAGAAAAGGATTTGAAGTGAAATATGAGGTGGATAATGAATATTGTAATGGTTGTACAGGATCTGGCGGAGTTTGTGGTTATGAGTCAATGAAACCAACTTGCTACTGTGAAAATCAAAGTTATGGCAATGGGACCTGTATTACTTCCGTACAACCATCAGCACAGGCACCAGCACCAGCAATGAACACCCTACACCATGGACCTTTCGAAGTTAAAGCAGGTAGGTGTCGAAACTTTGACAAATTTACTGGAGCCCCATTGCTATTGGGTTTGAATATCTGGTATTCATTTTCAACATGGCTGAAGTCAGGGGCCCACAAGATAAAGCAAAAAGTTTACATCTTAAGAAATTGTTTTTCCGTGtcttttataagttttttaaaACACATCACagcaccttctttttttttctttttttttcttttttttttaattggtttttcttgttttcGGTTTTGAAAATTGTTCAAACTTTGTCTGACAAACGGCATCTGGATTGTGATAGGGTTAAAATAATCCCGAAGCCGCGTTTGAAAACAATTGcaaattggattaaaaaattCAGAATCCTAAGATACTCCGTCTTCTACTGGATTATCTTATCCCGCCTACCGGTGTGAGATTATTTAATGCAATTGTCGTGGAATGATGATTTGGCTTCTGAAAAGTAGaccacatttttttaaaaaaatttaaacttcttttttctaatattttattattattatttatttaattctttactatatgttttttttttcctttcttttatttcatttatttctttttttttaattcaatccttttctctttttgtatttcattgttcattttgttttttaatttcattctttttttcttttttcttttttattttattatttattttcatttggttTCAAGATCTTAAAACCCATtacttttgagattttttttattttataatgggaaggttagtataaaaaattgtaaagagaacaaattaattggattaagtttttaaaaatttattagataaatgatttatcttttttttatatgtgtatatatatattggattaatCCAATTTAAACCATCgtgtttaatttaaaaattaataaggtATGTGATAATTGGtattcattttaataattattatataaaaaaaacttcaatattgtcaaattgacataaaaaatgaattaatttttattccatTCTTTATCTCAGTTCCAATTCCATTTCCAATCCAATTATATCCCGCATACCAAGCACATAATCAAacagattatatatattataagcgtttcagaaaataattttctgtttttaaaaatagaaaaaggttTCTAAGACCCTTGGCCGAACGGACCCATTTAGTTCAGTTCCCTGCCAGTTGGTCTTGGCCCTGCCCCCAaacgaatattttttttttggtggggggtGTAAATGCTGGTCTTGGCAAGTTTGAATTATGATGAGGTAATAATATTCGTTTCATGCGAACTTTTGctgattctactttttatttgcTGCAGGATCATCCTTGGGGCGTAATTCGGTCATAGGTACAATACGTACAACAcgtctttatttattattattattattttttttttgttttactttctttttggtttttttaagctttttttcctttttgccaATATATaggtttaaataatatttttaatataggtATTGGAGCAGCTATAGTTGTGAATTCCATACTTGCAATTGTCATCGTATGTTTTTACAAGAGAGAATGCCTAACGAGTAAAATAGCAATTTTTTGGAAGAAAGATAGAAGAGAGGAGTTTGATGTTGATGCATTTTTGAGTAACTATGGATCATTTGCCTCTAGGAGATATAGTTACTCGAATATTAAGAAAATGACAAACTCATTTGTGGAACCAATAGGAAAGGGAGGGTTTGGTACCGTATACAAAGGAAAGTTACATGATGGTCATCCTGTTGCAGTGAAAGTCCTAAATGAATCCAAGGGTAATGGACAAGAATTTATCAATGAAGTTGTCAGCATTGGTAGAACTTCTCATGTAAATATAATCACTCTTCTTGGATTTTGTTATGAGAGAACCAAAAGGGTACTGATTTATGAGTATATGGCCAATGGATCCCTGGATAAGTTCATATTTAACAAAGATTCTTTGAATCTAAACAGTCAGCTAgattggaaaaaattatatgacATTGCTGTGGGCATTGCACGAGGACTAGAATATTTACACCGAGGTTGTGGCACAAGGATTTTGCATTTTGACATAAAACCTCAAAATATTCTTTTGGATAACGAGTTTTGTCCAAAGATATCTGATTTTGGCCTTGCAAAACTTTCTCAAACAAAAGAGAGCATTGTGTCAATGATGGGTGCTAGAGGAACTCCGGGATATATTGCACCTGAAGTATGGAGTAAAAACTTTGGTGGAGCATCTTATAAATCTGATGTTTATAGCTATGGTATGATGGTTCTTGAAATGGTTGGGGGAAGAAAGAATATTCAGCCTACAGCATCTCATACTAGTCAAATATACTATCCAGATTGGATATATGAGGATTTAGAATTGGACAAGGATTTAAGAAATTTGGAGGTTAAAacagaggaagagaaagaaataacTAGGAAGATGGTATTAGTGAGCTTTTGGTGCATTCAGATAAATCCATTAAATCGACCATCAATGAGCAAAGTGGTAGAGATGCTACAAGGAAGCCTCCAAAGCTTGCAAATTCCGCCAAAGCCAATATTGTTTTCGGAAAACATCTTATAAAAGGTGTGAAAATATGTCTTGTCGCAACTGTTTTCAATTTATcttccaacaccaaaattcaGTTTTGGTGTTCTAAACATTTTATATGGTACTAGTTTAATTTGTGTGCTCTTAAATCTTTtaccctctatttttttttttcaacctgcCTCTAATTTAAGAATTCTATTCTAATTAATACTCGTACCTGTTTCCTAAATTAATGCTTCCTACAAGTAAGAGATTAAATTTTATGCTTGAAGCCTTGTCTTATTTCCAAATTGTGACTCAACtatggaaataatttttttcatttcctccAGTTTACAAATTTTTCCCAATCTCATAGGATTAGCTATTGAAATGCATGCCCTTCATTAGCATTAGGCCCATGTACAATTTCTGTTCGAAATATGTGACATCTATTTTCATGATCAGTGTGTGCacttttcatataatttatGCACTATATCCTTATAGTTTTTGGTTTCGAAACTTAGCCAAAGTTTGGTAATTTAAgctaaaaagcttaaaaaaaacaccatgtataattcttcctttttttttttaattttttcctcttTGGATCTCtactttttgcatttttttttttcacttttaactTGGATGTTTTATGTTaatgtttgattaatttttagtaTAATATGTTAACACAAATACCGCCTAATTAttagacatttaaaaaaaaaagaaaaaagtttatgGCTGGGTTTGAGGTTCGACCTCAAACTgctcttttttaaaatatcttgccgtacaattaattaaaaataactatatttattaaattaataaaaaaaaaggacaagcaCGTGGGAGTCAGTAAGTGGAAAAGTTCCAAGTATCCCAGAGTACCACTTAAATCCTGCAACAAGTGGGACACACATGCTTCTGCATGGCAGAATATGAATGGTTGCAGCCCAATCCTAAAAGTTTACTTCTTCCttgttttttcttataaaattcccatgaactTGCAATTtcaattcattcattcattttctTCACCTTACAACCTCTACACGAAATGAACTCCAAATTTTACTCATTCCCACcctctcctcttcttcttcctcttattCTTCCACTTTCTTGTCTGTTACTTTTCATCAACTTTCCTCCATGTTGGAGCTTAGACATGTTCACAATCTGCAGCAAGCAATTCTCTTGTGGGAATATTAGTGGCATAGATTACCCTTTCTGGGGTGGTGATCGTCGGAAAGATTGTGGACTCCCTCATCTACATCTTCTTTGCGATGGAAACCTTACCACCATACAGATTATGGGTATCAAATACAAGGTTTTAGACATAAACCAAAAAGACCAAATCCTCAAAATCTCAAGAAACAATTTAGTCAGCAATTACTGTTCACCAAATCATCCAAACACCACCTTTGATCCCAATCAATTTCAATACGCTCCAGACTCCCGTGAAATTACGATTCTGTATGATTGTCCTGATGAAAATGATCCAACTGGCATCCATGAAGGTTTCAATTGTCCACCTGGTTCTGCTTATAAGGGAGGCTTCATAACAATTGAACGTCAACATATGATATGTAACGGGAGCCTCAAAGTTGGTTTTCTACGAAGTTATCTCGAGGAAGAAACGGAGTCGAATTCGGCGGGGAAAATTGAAAAGGCTCTGAGAGAAGGTTTTGGAGTAAAATATAAGATGGATAATAAGTCTTGTTTGGATTGCACCAAATCAAGAGGAGCTTGTGGTTACGATTTGTTGTCCAACCAAACAACTTGCTACTGTGATGGATATGATCTATCACCTAGGGAATCCACatgtcctttttcttcttcggcATCACCCAGTCCCACAGGCCAGTTACAAGATACTCAAGGTAATACATTTTTCAATACTAAATGGTACCTATATTAAATCTGCATCTAAATATCATATTGTTTATGCTTATGACTCTATGTTACAAATTTTAGATTAATTGGAGGTGTACaggaaaatataatttagtCCATGGAGTAGTGACGATGGAGTCAAACTTTCGAATTAATTAGCagataaacatgtatatatatatatatatatataattaaaatttgttgatatttattctcaataatttaattaccaagcATGGTCCATTCAAATTCTAcaataaaatgttcaaaaaattttagttttaaacaaaagttgatttctccaaaaacaaagaaacagaaataaaattataacctCCTTTAAGTTTCACCAATTTTACACACATCTCTTTCtctatgaaaataattttagaaagcatcaagaaaactatatattatatgaaaatttttctttccagaAACAAGATTTAACatttacacaaaaaaataaagaacaaaataatgaactatatataattttcttgaaTAGATATTACTAAATTATGATGTATTCCACATagtttcttttttccaattttttatttttatttttatttttattttatttttttaaaagtgtttCACATAGTTATGTTGAGGTAACTAAGTCAAGTAACGATCATGTAGGACATGTCGTTAATGTTAAGTAAAATCTAGTCAATTTTGTAGGTATATCTAGAAGATCGACCATGTCAAAGATTCTAGCTAGAGGCTGATTAAACCATACATATAGTTTTCGAAATcttaaattgattatatatacttGTAAGCAAGTAGATACAGGTAGTGACATTGTCCTAATAATAGCCAGCCACCATGAAAAGAGGACGTTTCCTGTGGAAAGAAAATTGTAGTTTTTCCCTTCTTTATTGGTTTTTACTCTTTGATATATATAGCATTTtaattcttctatatatatatatatataattttattataaaaaacacctagatagaaaaaaaatttaaacacatatttttttaaaaatatatgtttaaatttttttacccatttattttttaaaaaatatgtgtgTATTGCATGCTCCAATAAGAGAACCCAGACTGATTAAGACAGTGCAACTTGCAACTGTCCGAAAAGATATGTTGGAAGTATTAATTATTCTTGGCCTTAATATTGGAAGCACTCGCTTTCCATTTTCTGTCTTTGAAGTCTTGATAGTACTGGGCAAAGAAAGCAATATTCGGATCCGTCGGATTAGAGAAACCTGCCTATCCACCTCGCTCATTGAGATCCCTTGAATGATTCTAGAAATATCCGTATTACAATAGAAAATTCGCCAAGGACGACTTTCTCTTCTGAGCAAGTGGTAAAGTTGACAAATGTTCAAATATGTGGTTTATTTAACACCATTATTTTCTTATCTGACGCTTTTAATAATTGATTCTTTATTGGATAAGAAAACTAAGTGATTAGGtgaattaaatatgtttttgttgaattcttcagACATTACATTGAGTTGAACGTAACATGATGGGCGCTTTTAAGAAAGAAATAGATTAGGTAAAAAGatgataattaataactaaagtAGTTCAAAGTAATAATTTTAACAACCTTTCTATAGTCATAATATTGGGGCCAAAGTagtattattataataagaagATTATAACTTAAATGAATGTGtagttacaaaaattattttatttttagtacttATTTATCCTTAgcataagtattttttttttttttttggggtgaatttaTATCACTTATGCTTATCCTTAGCATAAGTGATACAGAGGTAAAGTACAAActacattaataattaaatagtaaagCATGTCAAATAGAAGTTATACACAGAGACAATTTCGAAAAACTATAGTACATGTATCTATGCAGTGTTAGGAATATGCAAAATCATCTTAAAAGTCTGAAATTTTGCATtctcttcaatatttttatctCAATGTAAATTCTACAAATATATTATCTCAAAcaattttagatatatattttatttcactgTAAactaatatatgcatataattatatattgcaatatacaaataatttttaatatatagaggCAAGTTCATTAAGACAAAACTtcgaaaaattataatttattacaatgTAAAGTTTATCTTTGTTTATAATTGGCACAAATTGggaccaaaatattttaaaactgcattgaaaatatttttatataaaatttatataaaaaagatgGAAATTATTGACTAAAGTAGTTccaatatacatatgtatgggGCGCTTTTAATGTatcaatatatttaacaaatagtttttaataaattgttctCGCCTTTGATTGAATACATCCAGGATGGATAAACAAGGTGGATAAGCATTGAAAAGtcagaaataattatttttattatttgtatacaactagatttatatattcaatgaataagataatatttataaaaaaatctttgttaaatattttgttatatgcAACCAGCCCCTGTATATaagttttattatcattattattgtttatgaaCTAATTACATACTCtctgatttttatattttcccttATCTTGCAGTTGCTAAATCTTCTCTGAAGCGTCATTTGGTCATAGGTAAAATGTCTAGCTAGCTtcatgcttttctttttctttttttttaaactctgctctaacaaaataaaatatatagacaAGGTATACTTAAATACTTTTTTTCTGAATATAGGTATTCTAGTGGCTGGACTAGGCCTTTTGATAATTTGTTCTGCAATTCTTATTTTCTACATTCGTAATTGTAGAAAAGATAAAACAGAAAAGTTTGATGTGGAGGCATTTATAAGGAATTACGCGTCATTATCCCCAAGGCGATATAGTTATACGCAAGTCAAAAGAATGACAAACTCATTTGCAGATTCAATAGGTAAAGGAGGATTTGGTTCTGTATACAAAGGAAAATTGCCTGACGGTCGTATTGTTGCAGTAAAAGTCTTAAAAGAATCTGAAACCAATAGTGGAGAAGATTTTATCAACGAAGTTGTTAGTATGGGTAGAACTTCTCATGTTAATATAGTCACTCTTTTCGGATTTTGTTACGAGGGAACCAAGAGAGCTCTGATTTATGATTACATGCCTAATGGATCTCTtgataaattcatatttgatcaGGAATCTCTGGATGCAACTCGTTGCCTAGAATGGAAAACATTGTATGAAATTTCTCTTGGCATTGCACAAGGACTAGAATACTTGCATCGCGGTTGCAACACAAGGATTTTGCATTTCGATATAAAACCGCAAAACATTCTTTTGGACAAagatttttgtccaaaaatatcGGATTTCGGGCTAGCGAAATTGtggctaaacaaagaaagtataGCATCGGTGATGAGCGCTAGAGGAACTGCAGGGTATATAGCCCCGGAAGTATTCAGTAGGAATTTTGGTGGAGTGTCACATAAATCTGATGTTTATAGTTATGGGATGCTAGTTCTTGAAATGGTTGGAGGAAGAAAGAATATGGATCCTTCAATTTCTCATACTAGTGGAATATACTTTCCTTGTTGGATTTATGAGTACTTGAAATTGGATAAAGATTTAAGATTTTTAGAAGTGAAAacggaggaagaagaagaaatgtcaAGGAAAATGGTGTTAGTGAGCTTTTGGTGCATTCAGATAAATCCATCACATCGACCACCAATGAGTAAAGTTGTAGAAATGCTGGAAGGAAATCTTGAATCTGTTCCCATTCCGCCAAAGCCATTCTTGTTTTCTCCTCCAAGGTCTCCTCAACATTCCACAAGTTTGTCTACAATAGAGGGAAGTTTAGCTGAATCATTCTAagttactctctctctctctctctctttcagtttctaggttatttaatatattatgtttGCAATAAGTCGGATGATTAGTAATCTTGTACAGAATATATATTGAtgacaaatatttattatgttttagatccaaatttatatttgattattgcCTTgtaatgaataaatacattaattaaaaaaatttagaaattgaacaataaaatagaaagtgagggtaattgagaaaaaaaaaattattcaaaattgaaTGGTGAGATTAAAAAATGATTCAGCTAGCTAGCTTAGCAGGGAAATTAAAATTGACTTATCGGGTGGGAAATTGCCTAATTCAacacaaatttaataaataatgtgaTGATATATTACAGTACACTAGAAAACAGATTTtgctaattaaataataattcaagtggataaaatttaaaattttattgtccATAGAAAGTACTGTATGGAACACCTTGGGACCTAACTTTCTATGTTCCATCTTCTTTCCTCTctgagcccaaaaaaaaaaaaaaaaaaaaaaaaaaaattacattccaATATCTCTCCCAAAACGTTTCCTTCATTGTGATTACTGTTCATGCCATCACCTTCAACCAGAGTTAAACCTCGATCCACCTTGATTACCTGCACAGAAGACAACAACTTCCTCACTTGGGGCTTTGTTTAGTTGTCGT
Proteins encoded in this window:
- the LOC107423140 gene encoding uncharacterized protein LOC107423140; translation: MDANLLPSSSSSPISFILIFIFFLTIPQKSSGFFNGFSACSNRFICGNLTNVGYPFWGDGRPESCGYPHLHLNCERNIVTTIEIMNVKYQVLKLNLSTQILKIARADFLNGSCPSTESSQNPVFDSALFEYAQGYGNLTILYDCSSSGRFTFCPVKFHKRSGRFAAVSYRATNPLRNQNNQTGSSCSKIIVGVSQSYNSSEIKEALRKGFEVKYEVDNEYCNGCTGSGGVCGYESMKPTCYCENQSYGNGTCITSVQPSAQAPAPAMNTLHHGPFEVKAGSSLGRNSVIGIGAAIVVNSILAIVIVCFYKRECLTSKIAIFWKKDRREEFDVDAFLSNYGSFASRRYSYSNIKKMTNSFVEPIGKGGFGTVYKGKLHDGHPVAVKVLNESKGNGQEFINEVVSIGRTSHVNIITLLGFCYERTKRVLIYEYMANGSLDKFIFNKDSLNLNSQLDWKKLYDIAVGIARGLEYLHRGCGTRILHFDIKPQNILLDNEFCPKISDFGLAKLSQTKESIVSMMGARGTPGYIAPEVWSKNFGGASYKSDVYSYGMMVLEMVGGRKNIQPTASHTSQIYYPDWIYEDLELDKDLRNLEVKTEEEKEITRKMVLVSFWCIQINPLNRPSMSKVVEMLQGSLQSLQIPPKPILFSENISHELAISIHSFIFFTLQPLHEMNSKFYSFPPSPLLLPLILPLSCLLLFINFPPCWSLDMFTICSKQFSCGNISGIDYPFWGGDRRKDCGLPHLHLLCDGNLTTIQIMGIKYKVLDINQKDQILKISRNNLVSNYCSPNHPNTTFDPNQFQYAPDSREITILYDCPDENDPTGIHEGFNCPPGSAYKGGFITIERQHMICNGSLKVGFLRSYLEEETESNSAGKIEKALREGFGVKYKMDNKSCLDCTKSRGACGYDLLSNQTTCYCDGYDLSPRESTCPFSSSASPSPTGQLQDTQVAKSSLKRHLVIGILVAGLGLLIICSAILIFYIRNCRKDKTEKFDVEAFIRNYASLSPRRYSYTQVKRMTNSFADSIGKGGFGSVYKGKLPDGRIVAVKVLKESETNSGEDFINEVVSMGRTSHVNIVTLFGFCYEGTKRALIYDYMPNGSLDKFIFDQESLDATRCLEWKTLYEISLGIAQGLEYLHRGCNTRILHFDIKPQNILLDKDFCPKISDFGLAKLWLNKESIASVMSARGTAGYIAPEVFSRNFGGVSHKSDVYSYGMLVLEMVGGRKNMDPSISHTSGIYFPCWIYEYLKLDKDLRFLEVKTEEEEEMSRKMVLVSFWCIQINPSHRPPMSKVVEMLEGNLESVPIPPKPFLFSPPRSPQHSTSLSTIEGSLAESF